Sequence from the Amaranthus tricolor cultivar Red isolate AtriRed21 chromosome 16, ASM2621246v1, whole genome shotgun sequence genome:
ttaatatatctctaattgtacataattaaaaattataaaaataagataTAAGTTGagataaatgaaacaaaattttttttgactatgttttaatttattaattcagaataaattaaaaattaaaattgttgatAAAAAAATAGTACTAGAAAAGCAAATGAGATATTTGAATGAAACGGGGAGCACAATTTTAAAGGTGATTATATCaaacatatatattttgttttacttATAAAtaccttaattaattaatatacatAATACATGATAATGCCATAATAATTCCTTAAAATTATCACAATTAGGTAAGTCACTAAGCTAGCTAATAatgatttcaaaattaaaatttggctTCGGTCGTTTAATATTCTTCTAGTGCGGCTAATAAAGATGTACGTGGCGCCTAATGTCCTACGTCCATCTCCTATAAATAAGTTTGTCATGCACGACTTACCCCTCAAACCACTCTTATCTTTAAAAACTAACAATTTTGACACCTTTAATTTCTTTCACTGTTAGTAATTAACCTCATCTCAGCTCTTAACAATGGATCCTCATCCTCCCCAAGCAACACGAACACGAAGAAACTCCATTGAGCTTGAAACAGTCCTAGCCAACAACACATACGAAGAGCCTAATAACCACCAACAGATTGACGCTAAACAAACTGATCAAACTCAAGACTTTGACTACACAAAAAGGGCACAATGGCTACGTGCTGCAGTTCTAGGAGCCAACGATGGGCTAATGACCACAGCATCACTAATGATGGGAGTTGGTGCCGTCAAACAAGATATGAAGGCCATGATCTTGACTGGTTTTGCGGGCTTGGTAGCCGCAGCATGCAGCATGGCAATCGGCGAGTTTGTGTCGGTGCACTCACAGCGTGATATTGAGGTTGCGCAGAGAAAAAGAGAGAGTAAGGCAGGTAATCATCAGGTGGGGGCGGAGGCTGAGGAAGGATTGCCTAACCCCATACAAGCTGCATTTGCATCGGCACTAGCAGTTGCGGTCGGGTCCTTGGTGCCGTTATTGGCAGCATTAGGTGTTAAAAATTATAAGGTGAGGCTTGGGGTGGTTCCCGCAGCTGTTACGGTGGCTTTGCTAGTGTTTGGGTGGTTAGGTGCGTATCTTGGGAGGGCATCGCCTCTAAGGGCTTCCTTTAGAGTTTTGTTGGGCGGTTGGTTTGCGATGGCTATTACTTTTGGCTTAACCAAATTTATTGGGTCCCGTGGGTTTTAAGATACTAAGAGCATAAAACAACTCTCATACCACCAAATGTATGAAACCCAAAGTCTTAAGGGTTTAATAATACACTTAAAATTGatagataaataaaatgatTGTACGTTTTGCTATAGTGAACTAAGCTAGGATCCAAGTTTAATTATGGTTTCTGATTATTAATTATGGGAGCTTTGTTACTCAAAAGTGAAAAATCATATGTAATGAGGCTTCTTATTTTGTTATAGTGTCCTAAATGTCGTTAATAATTATTGGGACCAAGGCAAAATTTTAACTATGAGTCCTATATGtgtattgttttttttagaTCTATAAGTCCTAATGAATATTATGTACTAATGGTTATTTGCTAAGTAATGTTTCTTTAAAGAAGCTAGTCCACTTGATTCGAGAAGGAATGGACTGTCTACAAAAAGGATTCTGCTGCTGGAGAGTCGAATAATAGGAATCGAAATTTGCTACTGACCTGCAAAACGAACAGAGAATCACTTATCCGGGGGCTGTTTCTCAGAAAGCCCCTTCGATACCCAAGTCAGTAGTCGAAAATATGAAACAAGAAATAAATATGAGTAGTTGAGAGGATTTTTGGCAGTAGAAAAGCTTACCTCAAATGGTAATAGATGAGGGTATTTATAAGGTAATAAATTAACTGAAATGGTTGTTCAAGGGGTATTTGGGTAATTTACCCCTTGAGTTGGGCTCTTTTGGGCCTTAACTGGCTGTTACTAAAATTGGGCTCGTTGACCTAGCCTGTTTTATTAGGGGCCTTTGGCCCCCATAACATTAACCCCACGCACAGAGGGCGCCAAAGTGAACTCACGGCGGACTTTATGCGAAAAGAGATAGCAAATGGACAGGATCATCTCCTTGGATTCGGTAGATGCTGTCACACGTATTCGGCTGTATCTGGTCTAAAATCTCTATAGTTAAGAAGTCTCCCTATCCTTAAGGGCCGACTAATATGCGATTCTCATAGCAAAGAGCCGAATAAGAGCCACTGAAATATCTTGAGAAGATGGCCAACTTATGTCTAAGAGCCGAGTCACTTATGCTTAAGCGTCGAATTGAGGGCCGAATCCATTATAATCTTATCCGAGTGCGCTGCATGGGGGCCGAATAAATAAAGACACCTACTAAATATGGTATGGGGTGCCGACGAAATATAGGTTCTCCTTTCTTTAAAGATGCCGATTTATATAATCGAGGGGCTAATTAGCCCCAAGACTACTAAGCCCTAAATTAGACTCTTGATCAAACCCCTTGGAATTCATCCAAAAAAGGGACCGAATAGAAATAGGCACCTTGGTGCCGGATGAGTATGGACTCTCTTTCCCTGGGAGAGTCCAATATAGGCACCTGCCGAATACAACAGGGGTGCCGAATATGTATGGACTCTCTTTCCCTGTGAGAGTCCGACTAATAAGCTCCAGGGGCTTATAAGCCCCAAGATAGAAACACTAGGGCTATTAAGCCCcaagttttgaaaattttactcGGACCCCTTTGGAGTCCATCCAGAAGGGGTCGAATAGAATTAGGCACCTGCTGAATATAGTAGGGGTACCGAATAAGTGTGGACTCTCCTCCCCTGGGAGAGTCCAACACATATGATCTAGGGGCTAATAAACCCCAAGATTGAAGCACTTTGGCTGTGGAGCCCcaagttttgaaattgttgCTCGGACCCCTTAGGAGTCCATTCAAGAGGAGCCGAATAGAATTAGGCACCTGCCGAATATAACAGTGGTGCCGAATAGGTGTGGACTCTCCTCCCCTGGTAGAGTCTGACTCATATGCTCGAGGGACTAATAAGCCCCAAGATTGAATCACTCAGGCTATTGAACCccaattttttaaattgttgctCGGACCCCTTCGGAGTCCATACAGAAGGGGCCGAATAGAATTATGCACTTGCCGAATAGGTGTGGACTCTCCTCCCTTGGGAAAGTCCGACTCATATGCTATAGGGGCTAATAAGCCCTAAGATCGACATACTTGGGCTATTAAGCCCcaagttttgaaattgttgCTCGGATCCCTTTGGAGTCCATCTAGGAAGGGGCCGAATGTAGAAGGGATGCCGAATGCTTAGATATTCAATTGTTGGTGGTTTCAACTTGTTTTGGGAATTGTGTCAACCCCACTGTTCACCTTCTCTCCTTATAAATAGTGGACTTAGAGTTCATTTTCCTCATTTCATCATCTTGTTTTTCAGAGCACTTTCTAAGAAATCCAAGAATTCTCCCAATCTCCaaccttttcttttgttttaggACGTCAATCATTTTCAGGTTCGTCTTTTTTCTTAGGCTTTGTATAAAAATAATGGTCGATTATTCTTAATCTGAATATAACTTTGATGATCTTGATGTACATACCGATTTTTTGGCCGTTTATAAATATGCCACTGAGAACGACATAAATGAGTCTTCTATGGACTTCCCTGTTTCTTATCTGGAGGTTTTGTACCCTTTTTCCTGGGAACCCACTATTGTTTTTGCCCCCGCATAATATGAGATTGAATCTCATAGTTTAGAGTGTATAACGGTCGTTCCCCCATCATATAAGCCGTATCAGAGAGCCACTATCAGAATGGTGCCCACTTCAACTAGGAAATCAGTAGATTCGGGTTATAAACCTTATTATAACGGACCGAAATAATGTCTCGGCTCCGGTCCTCTGAACTACTCCATTCAACCCGGGTGGAGTGCGACTTTGGACAAGGACTTATCATTGGTTAGAGAATGTTGGGCTTTGATGGACAAATACTAAATAGTGAAGTCCGGGAAGAAGGATAGCATTAAACATGTGCCCGATGGGTGCATCGGCGTGTATATGGATGCCATGGAGACAGGCTTAAGATCCCCTTCACCCCTTCGCCATAGAGGTTCTCAACTCCTTAAACATTGCGGTGTTCTAGTTGTACCCCAATGGTTGGGGTTGTATAATAGCTTTTATTATGATTTGTATAGCAATAGGAGTAGATCCGACTTTAACGGCATTTAGGTTTATATTTAGGCTCAGAAATGTACAGCGGCCGAAGGTTAAGGTTAGGTAACCTTCCAACATAGACGGGGATTTTTGATAGTTGAGGGATTAAAGGACAGTATGAAACAGTCGAAGAAATTAATCTCATTTTAATCACGAATTTGAcatctaaattttatttaattagtgatggtagtaataaaaaaaaatctacgatgattagaaactcGTTAATTTGTAATGTggttatgaatcgtaacaaatATTGTAAACTTTGAAGGTAAAACTTatagttgagcaactacccacaAGATTTCAGAAATATTATAATACTTGAAAACTTTATTTACCCAAGTTgggaataaataaaatattttatacacatatacaagtggTTTTTAAACATGACTTACAAGTTACATGTTACATGTACAATAgattttacccaaactttaaaatatcttatataaattttttacaccataatagaccaaattgaagATAAAAATCACCTCAAATCAACCCCAATCAGTAGCCCCATTTGGCTATCCTATACCGCTTTTTAGCTCTTTGTTTACTTACATACACAATCTAAACACTCTACCC
This genomic interval carries:
- the LOC130802922 gene encoding vacuolar iron transporter homolog 4-like, with protein sequence MDPHPPQATRTRRNSIELETVLANNTYEEPNNHQQIDAKQTDQTQDFDYTKRAQWLRAAVLGANDGLMTTASLMMGVGAVKQDMKAMILTGFAGLVAAACSMAIGEFVSVHSQRDIEVAQRKRESKAGNHQVGAEAEEGLPNPIQAAFASALAVAVGSLVPLLAALGVKNYKVRLGVVPAAVTVALLVFGWLGAYLGRASPLRASFRVLLGGWFAMAITFGLTKFIGSRGF